A single region of the Planctomycetia bacterium genome encodes:
- a CDS encoding mandelate racemase/muconate lactonizing enzyme family protein: MWTRRRMIGSLAPLAAGAMLIDEVAAADSSVPDVVDRNTKIKITKLTATPAKAKVFIKIETNMGIVGWGEIDQLDRSAAIALVNSLFRLLDGENPTRVEYLWQKLFRSHRDMRGGPFMTHVIAGIDMALWDITGKLWGVPIHRLMGGPCRDKVAVYPSAKATKVGAGAQPFGGTPAQLDGFVKLVAGAREKLGPDGLLMFDAHCALPPPFLMQLAPLLEPYKLLYIEEPAVPGNIEVFKRLKEVIRIPLAVGEQARTIWDVIPYLQEGVADILQIDCAHTGGMSQLRKIATLGEGYQIPIAPHCVTTDLGMTASLHVSAAVPMFLIHEYYPSITPKGLIRKQWTVEDGYASVPEGPGLGCEVDEAVLAQLAKEPYTQEWPTRGRLPDGSISDY, translated from the coding sequence GTGGACTCGTCGCCGAATGATCGGTTCGCTCGCGCCTTTGGCGGCCGGAGCCATGCTGATCGACGAAGTCGCCGCCGCCGATAGCTCCGTGCCCGACGTCGTCGATCGCAACACGAAGATCAAGATCACGAAGCTCACCGCCACGCCGGCGAAGGCCAAGGTCTTCATCAAGATCGAGACGAACATGGGAATCGTCGGCTGGGGCGAGATCGATCAATTGGATCGCAGCGCCGCGATCGCCTTGGTCAACTCTCTCTTCAGGCTGCTCGACGGCGAGAACCCGACGCGGGTCGAGTATCTGTGGCAGAAGCTCTTTCGCTCGCATCGCGACATGCGCGGCGGACCGTTTATGACGCACGTCATCGCCGGCATCGACATGGCATTGTGGGACATCACCGGCAAGCTATGGGGCGTGCCGATCCACCGCCTGATGGGAGGCCCTTGCCGCGATAAAGTGGCCGTCTACCCCTCGGCCAAAGCAACGAAAGTCGGCGCGGGCGCGCAACCTTTCGGTGGAACGCCGGCCCAGCTCGATGGCTTCGTGAAGCTGGTCGCCGGCGCGCGAGAGAAACTGGGGCCCGACGGGCTCCTGATGTTCGACGCTCACTGCGCCCTGCCGCCGCCGTTTCTGATGCAACTCGCGCCGCTGCTCGAGCCGTATAAGCTGCTGTATATCGAAGAGCCTGCGGTGCCGGGAAACATCGAAGTGTTTAAGCGGCTCAAGGAAGTGATCCGCATTCCGCTCGCGGTGGGAGAACAAGCCCGCACGATTTGGGACGTCATTCCTTATCTGCAAGAAGGCGTAGCCGATATCTTGCAGATCGACTGCGCCCACACGGGAGGCATGTCGCAGCTACGAAAGATCGCCACGCTCGGCGAAGGCTACCAAATCCCGATCGCTCCGCATTGCGTGACGACCGATCTCGGCATGACGGCGAGCCTGCACGTCTCGGCCGCGGTGCCGATGTTTCTGATCCACGAATACTACCCGAGCATCACGCCGAAGGGGTTGATCCGGAAGCAATGGACCGTCGAAGACGGCTACGCTTCGGTTCCCGAAGGGCCGGGGCTCGGCTGCGAAGTCGACGAAGCGGTGCTCGCGCAACTCGCCAAAGAACCCTACACGCAGGAATGGCCGACGCGCGGCCGGCTGCCCGACGGCTCGATCTCGGATTATTGA
- a CDS encoding DUF1552 domain-containing protein produces the protein MNSHSSSPNISNGVSRRTFLCGVGVTLALPALARAAEAPAPRRLVAIQTNQGIMPHLFFPEKAGRDYAPSPYLEVLAPLRKQLTVFSNVSHPGVDGGHSNEVSFLTGAPHPAGAGFRNSVSLDQFAAEQLGSQTRFSSLVLAASNSGDRSMSFNRSGVLIPPETSPAALYRKLFVQGSVKEIDARVNDLRSGRSLLDTVNERAKRLQAGAAIADRHRLDQYFTSVRELEQQLLLAEAWEQKPKPKVEMKEPPEMKDPAQLITRLRTTLDLVKLALETDSTRIVSLFVQPLGTLTEIPEVKHETHSLTHHGNRPEMIDELRKIETAQFTAFRDFLTGLQGVNEAGSTLLDRSSVLYGTCMGNANGHTNKDWPMLLAGGGFKHGAHLAFAKDKNEPLGRLFVSLLQRMGVETDRFAGAGGTMPGLDMA, from the coding sequence ATGAATTCCCATTCGTCGTCGCCGAATATCTCGAACGGGGTCTCGCGCCGCACGTTTCTCTGCGGCGTCGGCGTTACGCTCGCGCTCCCCGCCTTGGCACGCGCGGCTGAAGCCCCCGCGCCGCGCAGGTTGGTTGCGATCCAAACGAATCAAGGGATCATGCCGCATCTGTTCTTTCCGGAGAAAGCCGGTCGCGATTACGCGCCGTCGCCGTATCTGGAAGTCCTCGCGCCGCTGCGCAAGCAGCTCACCGTCTTCTCCAACGTCTCGCATCCCGGCGTCGACGGCGGACACTCGAACGAAGTTTCCTTCCTCACCGGCGCGCCGCATCCGGCAGGGGCGGGCTTTCGCAACTCCGTGTCGCTCGATCAATTCGCCGCCGAACAACTCGGCAGCCAAACGCGATTCTCCTCGCTCGTGCTCGCCGCCAGCAACTCCGGCGACCGGAGCATGTCGTTCAATCGCTCGGGCGTACTCATCCCGCCGGAGACGAGCCCCGCTGCGCTGTATCGCAAATTGTTCGTGCAAGGGAGCGTGAAGGAAATCGACGCCCGCGTGAACGATCTGCGCTCCGGCCGGAGCTTGCTCGACACCGTCAACGAACGAGCCAAGCGCTTGCAAGCCGGCGCGGCGATCGCCGATCGGCACCGGCTCGATCAATACTTCACCTCGGTTCGCGAACTCGAGCAACAATTGCTGCTGGCCGAAGCTTGGGAACAGAAGCCGAAGCCGAAGGTCGAGATGAAGGAGCCGCCCGAGATGAAGGATCCCGCGCAACTCATCACCCGCCTGCGCACGACGTTGGATCTGGTCAAACTGGCTTTGGAAACCGACTCGACGCGCATCGTGAGCCTGTTCGTCCAGCCGCTCGGCACGCTTACCGAAATTCCCGAGGTCAAGCACGAAACCCATTCGCTCACGCACCACGGCAATCGTCCGGAGATGATCGACGAGCTGCGCAAGATCGAGACCGCGCAATTCACGGCCTTCCGCGACTTCCTCACCGGTTTGCAAGGGGTGAACGAAGCCGGCTCGACGCTGCTCGATCGCAGTTCCGTGCTTTACGGCACATGCATGGGGAACGCCAACGGCCACACCAACAAAGACTGGCCGATGTTGCTCGCCGGCGGCGGCTTCAAGCACGGCGCGCATCTCGCTTTCGCGAAAGACAAGAACGAGCCGCTCGGCCGACTGTTCGTGTCGCTGCTCCAGCGCATGGGAGTCGAAACCGATCGCTTCGCCGGCGCGGGCGGCACCATGCCGGGCCTCGACATGGCGTAG